A window of the Planococcus citri chromosome 4, ihPlaCitr1.1, whole genome shotgun sequence genome harbors these coding sequences:
- the LOC135843686 gene encoding xylosylprotein 4-beta-galactosyltransferase-like encodes MSGLKLLVVRNFLRRKTKTCALCFTVFVILIVYFLFFKLETPFLIGRKSQEHVLCVLVPFRNTFEELLEFIPHMNDFLNRQKIKFYFIVVNHRFSIQAFNAGFEIITKQYPECDYVALHDIDLLPLNDEIPYTYPGDDLYNVANPEYHPRGDKYDPARYVGGISLISNKQYIRAGGFGNHFWGWGGEDRNFFYRISNNSINRVRPTNLTTDKYNTFRDIHSPYRFRDFIKCGNQKGADLVDYDLYESGFHNVNYGLLYAESLTILGIPFTLFGITVPCNFTETPWCKPFCRNT; translated from the exons ATGAGTGGATTAAAATTACTCGTAGTGAGAAATTTTCTGCGAAGGAAGACAAAGACGTGTGCGTTGTGTTTTACTGTGTTTGTGATTTTaatcgtgtattttttatttttcaaactag AAACGCCTTttttgattggtcgaaaatCGCAAGAACACGTGTTATGCGTACTGGTACCGTTTCGAAACACTTTCGAAGAATTACTCGAATTTATACCTCatatgaatgattttttgaaccgtcaaaaaatcaagttttatttCATCGTTGTCAATCAT AGGTTCAGCATTCAAGCATTCAACGCTGGATTCGAGATTATTACAAAACAATATCCTGAATGTGATTACGTAGCCCTTCATGATATCGATTTATTGCCTCTGAACGATGAAATCCCTTACACGTACCCAGGAGACGATTTGTACAACGTGGCGAATCCTGAGTATCATCCTCGAGGAGACAAATATGATCCTGCACGATACGTTGGTGGAATCTCATTGATATCGAA CAAACAATATATTCGCGCCGGAGGTTTCGGTAACCATTTCTGGGGATGGGGAGGAgaagatagaaattttttctatcgCATAAGCAACAATTCGATCAACAGAGTTCGTCCCACCAATCTTACAACCGACAAATACAATACATTCAG ggATATTCACTCGCCATATCGATTCAGAGATTTTATAAAATGCGGAAATCAAAAAGGAGCAGATTTGGTTGATTATGATTTATACGAATCAGGATTTCATAATGTAAACTACGGGCTGCTGTATGCGGAGTCCCTCACTATTCTAGGAATTCCATTCACATTATTCGGTATTACTGTACCATGCAATTTTACAGAAACACCATGGTGTAAACCTTTCTGTAGGAATACCTAA
- the LOC135845003 gene encoding facilitated trehalose transporter Tret1-like isoform X2, translating to MFLGVGLMIAIPTVVIGVLHNPNSELLLNDEESSWFGGLMLLIQPLGGIVAGFLQNYIGRKNGMILMNIPELIAWIVMYMATSVNALYVSVILMGVSVGFMEAPGLAYIGETTDPKIRGTLTSFANINVTTGILLEFFLASVLHWRTAVAVSAIFPVISIVCIAIIPDSPIWLLSKGRKKQALRALCWLRGWVSEDEVKVEFEQLCRYNEASKFHGLNESSDETYIGIPTEIRVERPMSLKTKILDLFRPSMMKPFRLLLGYQVFYHSAALTGLKCYMVETFSTLDMPIQPEWIAFTSGSVMLLGGITCIVTVKKVGKRRLSLISMMACCIGCVLLGFYTLYKNKLEIPWIPLTLFCYLYFSSMIGISPIPWMLISEVYPTRGRSVGAGLSAASYYILAFIFTKTYLDLQHTLSLHGCFFLYGFGGFVGFIFLYVWLPETEGKTLAEIEECFVKSKSTRPKHVSF from the exons ATGTTCCTTGGAGTAGGATTAATGATCGCTATACCAACCGTAGTGATAGGTGTACTGCATAACCCAAATTCTGAATTACTACTCAATGATGAAGAGTCATCGTGGTTTG gaggtCTCATGCTACTGATCCAACCATTGGGAGGCATCGTAGCcggatttttacaaaattacatcGGTCGTAAAAATGGCATGATATTGATGAACATTCCCGAATTAATTGCCTGGATTGTGATGTACATGGCAACCTCGGTGAATGCTCTGTACGTATCAGTAATCCTGATGGGCGTTAGTGTTGGTTtcatggaggctccaggattgGCTTACATAGGCGAAACAACTGATCCTAAGATTCGTGGAACTTTAACGTCATTCGCTAATATCAACGTTACTACTGGaatattattggaatttttcctcGCTTCTGTTTTACATTGGAGGACTGCGGTGGCTGTTAGTGCGATTTTTCCGGTTATTTCTATCGTGTGTATTGCTATT ATACCAGACTCTCCTATATGGTTGCTAAGCAAAGGTAGAAAGAAGCAAGCTTTAAGAGCTCTGTGCTGGCTGCGAGGTTGGGTATCAGAAGATGAAGTAAAAGTTGAATTCGAACAACTATGTCGCTACAACGAAGCTTCCAAATTTCACGGTTTGAATGAGTCTTCTGATGAAACCTATATAGGAATTCCAACTGAAATaagag TTGAAAGACCAATGTCGTTAAAAACCAAGATTTTGGATTTATTCAGACCGTCAATGATGAAGCCATTTCGTCTGCTGTTGGGATATCAAGTATTTTACCATTCCGCAGCGTTGACTGGTTTGAAATGTTATATGGTCGAAACATTCAGCACTTTGGATATGCCAATACAACCTGAGTGGATAGCA TTCACCTCAGGAAGTGTGATGCTTTTGGGTGGCATCACTTGTATTGTAACAGtaaaaaaagtaggaaaaagAAGACTTTCGTTAATTTCAATGATGGCCTGCTGCATCGGATGCGTCCTATTGGGTTTCTACACATTGTACAAGAATAAGCTAGAAATCCCTTGGATACCTTTGACGTTATTCTGCTACCTGTATTTCTCATCAATGATCGGTATTAGTCCAATACCTTGGATGCTGATTAGTGAAGTGTATCCAACCAG aGGACGTTCAGTTGGAGCCGGATTATCGGCTGCTTCGTATTATATTCTGGCATTCATTTTTACCAAGACGTATCTAGATTTACAACACACGTTATCACTGCACGGATGCTTCTTTTTATACGGATTCGGAGGATTCGTCGGGTTCATATTTTTATACGTTTGGTTACCAGAAACAGAAGGCAAAACTTTGGCTGAAATTGAGGAATGTTTCGTCAAGTCCAAAAGTACCAGACCAAAGCATGTGTCGTTTTGA
- the LOC135845003 gene encoding facilitated trehalose transporter Tret1-like isoform X1: MNKNTKMDENLKNNSAMENGNTRTMQTDELNFHDTNLKNQYSNRRSVLAQWLATIANSTMFLGVGLMIAIPTVVIGVLHNPNSELLLNDEESSWFGGLMLLIQPLGGIVAGFLQNYIGRKNGMILMNIPELIAWIVMYMATSVNALYVSVILMGVSVGFMEAPGLAYIGETTDPKIRGTLTSFANINVTTGILLEFFLASVLHWRTAVAVSAIFPVISIVCIAIIPDSPIWLLSKGRKKQALRALCWLRGWVSEDEVKVEFEQLCRYNEASKFHGLNESSDETYIGIPTEIRVERPMSLKTKILDLFRPSMMKPFRLLLGYQVFYHSAALTGLKCYMVETFSTLDMPIQPEWIAFTSGSVMLLGGITCIVTVKKVGKRRLSLISMMACCIGCVLLGFYTLYKNKLEIPWIPLTLFCYLYFSSMIGISPIPWMLISEVYPTRGRSVGAGLSAASYYILAFIFTKTYLDLQHTLSLHGCFFLYGFGGFVGFIFLYVWLPETEGKTLAEIEECFVKSKSTRPKHVSF, translated from the exons atgaataaaaatacgaaaatggacgagaatttgaaaaataa CTCTGCGATGGAAAATGGAAATACTCGTACGATGCAAACCGAtgaactcaattttcacgatacaaatttgaaaaatcagtattCAAATCGCAGATCAGTCTTAGCACAA tggTTGGCAACAATTGCGAATAGTACGATGTTCCTTGGAGTAGGATTAATGATCGCTATACCAACCGTAGTGATAGGTGTACTGCATAACCCAAATTCTGAATTACTACTCAATGATGAAGAGTCATCGTGGTTTG gaggtCTCATGCTACTGATCCAACCATTGGGAGGCATCGTAGCcggatttttacaaaattacatcGGTCGTAAAAATGGCATGATATTGATGAACATTCCCGAATTAATTGCCTGGATTGTGATGTACATGGCAACCTCGGTGAATGCTCTGTACGTATCAGTAATCCTGATGGGCGTTAGTGTTGGTTtcatggaggctccaggattgGCTTACATAGGCGAAACAACTGATCCTAAGATTCGTGGAACTTTAACGTCATTCGCTAATATCAACGTTACTACTGGaatattattggaatttttcctcGCTTCTGTTTTACATTGGAGGACTGCGGTGGCTGTTAGTGCGATTTTTCCGGTTATTTCTATCGTGTGTATTGCTATT ATACCAGACTCTCCTATATGGTTGCTAAGCAAAGGTAGAAAGAAGCAAGCTTTAAGAGCTCTGTGCTGGCTGCGAGGTTGGGTATCAGAAGATGAAGTAAAAGTTGAATTCGAACAACTATGTCGCTACAACGAAGCTTCCAAATTTCACGGTTTGAATGAGTCTTCTGATGAAACCTATATAGGAATTCCAACTGAAATaagag TTGAAAGACCAATGTCGTTAAAAACCAAGATTTTGGATTTATTCAGACCGTCAATGATGAAGCCATTTCGTCTGCTGTTGGGATATCAAGTATTTTACCATTCCGCAGCGTTGACTGGTTTGAAATGTTATATGGTCGAAACATTCAGCACTTTGGATATGCCAATACAACCTGAGTGGATAGCA TTCACCTCAGGAAGTGTGATGCTTTTGGGTGGCATCACTTGTATTGTAACAGtaaaaaaagtaggaaaaagAAGACTTTCGTTAATTTCAATGATGGCCTGCTGCATCGGATGCGTCCTATTGGGTTTCTACACATTGTACAAGAATAAGCTAGAAATCCCTTGGATACCTTTGACGTTATTCTGCTACCTGTATTTCTCATCAATGATCGGTATTAGTCCAATACCTTGGATGCTGATTAGTGAAGTGTATCCAACCAG aGGACGTTCAGTTGGAGCCGGATTATCGGCTGCTTCGTATTATATTCTGGCATTCATTTTTACCAAGACGTATCTAGATTTACAACACACGTTATCACTGCACGGATGCTTCTTTTTATACGGATTCGGAGGATTCGTCGGGTTCATATTTTTATACGTTTGGTTACCAGAAACAGAAGGCAAAACTTTGGCTGAAATTGAGGAATGTTTCGTCAAGTCCAAAAGTACCAGACCAAAGCATGTGTCGTTTTGA
- the LOC135843687 gene encoding xylosylprotein 4-beta-galactosyltransferase-like, with the protein MTKSETSLMISQTAHEHVLCVLVPFRNAFTELNEFIPFMNEFLNRQKIKFHFIVVNHILDGNRFNKGSVFNAGFDLISKKYTDCDYIALHDVDLLPLNDEISYAYPGDDVYNAANPDYHPLGEYYDPARYVGGISLISNKQYIRAGGFGNNFWGWGGEDRNFFYRMSNNSINRVRPTDLSTDRTNTFKNIHSPHRYRDFARCGNQTEAELVEYDFETGFHNVEYQLEYTQLLTIKGISFNFFGISIPCDYSKTPWCKPFCKNNI; encoded by the exons atGACAA aatcagaaaCATCTTTAATGATTAGTCAAACAGCCCATGAACATGTTTTATGTGTACTAGTACCGTTTCGAAATGCGTTCACCGAATTAAACGAATTTATACCCttcatgaacgaatttttaaatcgtcagaaaatcaagtttcatTTCATTGTTGTTAATCAC ATACTAGATGGGAATCGTTTCAACAAAGGCTCAGTGTTCAACGCCGGATTcgatctaatttcaaaaaaatacaccgaTTGTGATTACATAGCCCTTCACGATGTCGATTTACTACCTTTGAACGATGAAATTTCTTACGCGTATCCAGGAGACGATGTGTATAATGCGGCGAACCCTGATTATCATCCTTTAGGAGAATATTACGATCCTGCGAGATATGTTGGTGGAATCTCGTTGATATCAAA CAAACAATACATTCGTGCCGGAGGATTCGGTAATAACTTCTGGGGATGGGGAGGCGAAGATAGGAATTTTTTCTATCGTATGAGCAACAATTCAATCAACAGAGTTCGTCCTACTGACCTTAGCACCGATCGAACTAATACATTTAA GAATATCCACTCGCCTCATCGTTACAGAGATTTCGCCAGATGTGGAAATCAAACAGAAGCTGAGTTGGTAGAATATGATTTTGAAACAGGATTTCATAACGTAGAATACCAACTTGAGTACACTCAGCTTCTCACCATAAAGggaatttcgttcaattttttcggtattAGTATACCTTGCGATTATTCTAAAACGCCCTGGTGCAAGCCTTTCTGTAAGAATAATATCTAA